A section of the Methanococcus vannielii SB genome encodes:
- the glnA gene encoding type I glutamate--ammonia ligase produces the protein MCNVEQAVEYIKKKNVKFIRFQFVDIHGTPKNIAFPVKEGNSGDEELYDVLSKGLYFDGSSIDGFVSIEGSDMMLKPDLSTLFVLPWRSAEKPAARIICDVCYPNGKPFEGDPRGCLKKMLDKFDEQLNGQYFVGPEPEFFVLKQDACGSWVPADNAGYFDLEPVDTGCDIRKKIVCALEDLGLHVEASHHEVAAGQHEVDFRFADAVKTADNVITFKTAIKTIASQNGLMATFMPKPFFGVNGSGMHCHQSIWLNNEPSFYDENAKYQLSGICMDYIGGILEHAKSIVAVTNPTVNSYKRMVPGYEAPANIAWANSNRSAIIRVPAPRGKGTRIEFRAPDPSCNPYLAFTVMLAAGLDGVKKKGGAPEPVEKNIFKMTEAQKKAEGIESVPASLKAALEELETNTILKDALGKHIYESFLEIKTAEWDSFRTAVTDWETANYLRL, from the coding sequence ATGTGCAACGTTGAGCAGGCAGTGGAGTATATCAAAAAGAAAAACGTTAAATTTATCAGATTCCAATTTGTAGACATTCACGGAACCCCAAAAAACATTGCATTTCCAGTAAAAGAGGGAAATTCAGGCGATGAAGAATTATACGATGTATTGAGTAAAGGATTATACTTTGACGGTTCTTCAATTGACGGTTTTGTATCAATTGAAGGATCAGACATGATGTTAAAACCTGATCTTTCAACATTGTTTGTTTTGCCGTGGAGATCTGCTGAAAAACCCGCTGCAAGAATTATCTGCGACGTATGTTATCCAAATGGAAAGCCCTTTGAAGGAGACCCTAGAGGATGCCTAAAAAAAATGCTTGATAAATTCGATGAACAGTTAAACGGCCAATATTTCGTAGGCCCCGAACCAGAATTTTTTGTTTTAAAGCAAGACGCATGTGGTTCGTGGGTTCCAGCAGATAATGCGGGATATTTCGATTTAGAGCCGGTCGATACCGGATGTGATATTAGAAAAAAAATAGTTTGTGCTCTTGAAGATTTGGGTCTACACGTAGAAGCAAGCCACCACGAAGTAGCAGCTGGACAGCACGAAGTTGATTTTAGATTTGCAGATGCAGTTAAAACAGCAGATAATGTTATAACATTTAAAACTGCGATTAAAACTATTGCATCACAAAACGGATTGATGGCTACATTCATGCCAAAACCATTCTTTGGGGTTAACGGAAGCGGTATGCACTGCCACCAAAGTATCTGGTTAAATAATGAACCTTCATTCTATGATGAAAATGCAAAGTACCAGTTAAGTGGTATCTGTATGGATTACATTGGAGGTATATTGGAACATGCAAAGTCAATAGTTGCCGTAACAAATCCGACAGTAAACTCATATAAAAGAATGGTTCCAGGATACGAAGCTCCTGCAAACATTGCATGGGCAAATTCAAACAGGAGTGCAATTATAAGGGTTCCTGCACCAAGAGGAAAGGGAACACGAATTGAATTTAGAGCACCAGACCCATCATGTAACCCGTATCTTGCATTTACCGTCATGCTTGCAGCAGGTTTAGATGGAGTTAAGAAAAAAGGCGGCGCACCAGAACCCGTTGAAAAGAACATCTTTAAAATGACTGAGGCTCAGAAAAAAGCAGAAGGAATTGAATCAGTACCTGCAAGTTTGAAAGCTGCACTTGAAGAGTTAGAAACCAATACAATATTGAAAGATGCTCTAGGAAAACACATCTATGAAAGTTTCCTTGAAATTAAAACCGCAGAATGGGATTCATTTAGAACTGCAGTTACAGACTGGGAAACTGCAAACTATCTAAGATTATAA
- a CDS encoding translation initiation factor IF-2 subunit gamma, producing MVASNQSEVNIGMVGHVDHGKTSLTRKLTGVWTDTHSEELKRGISIRLGYADCEIKKCESCNEPECYTVDKKCDCCSGKVETLRKISFVDAPGHETLMATMLSGASLMDGAILVIAASEECPQPQTKEHLMALDALGVKNILIVQNKIDLVTEEQAVENYEQIQKFTKGTVAEKAPIIPVSAHHGANLDVLLKAIQEFIPTPKRDETVSPRLYVARSFDVNKPGSEIKDLKGGVIGGSIIQGILKVGDEIEIRPGSKVVEGNKTKWVPIITKIISLGAGSKKLKTALPGGLIGVGTELDPNLTKSDALSGSLAGIPGTLPETLEKITIRPQLLERVVGSQDELLIEPLKTNEVLMLNVGTSTTVGVTVSAKAEKVEIKLKLPVCADSGDRVAISRKIGSRWRLIGYGIIL from the coding sequence ATGGTGGCATCTAATCAATCTGAAGTAAATATAGGTATGGTTGGTCACGTAGACCATGGAAAAACGAGTTTAACTAGAAAATTAACCGGTGTTTGGACAGATACCCATAGTGAAGAGTTAAAAAGAGGAATTTCAATAAGACTTGGGTATGCTGACTGCGAAATAAAAAAGTGTGAAAGCTGTAACGAACCTGAATGTTATACTGTAGATAAAAAATGCGACTGCTGTAGTGGGAAAGTTGAAACTTTAAGAAAAATATCCTTTGTAGATGCTCCCGGACACGAAACACTGATGGCTACAATGCTTTCAGGAGCATCTTTAATGGATGGTGCAATTTTAGTTATTGCTGCTAGTGAAGAGTGCCCACAACCTCAAACAAAGGAGCATTTAATGGCACTTGATGCACTCGGTGTTAAAAATATACTCATTGTGCAGAATAAAATTGACCTCGTAACTGAGGAACAGGCTGTTGAAAACTATGAACAGATCCAAAAGTTTACAAAAGGAACCGTTGCAGAAAAAGCACCAATTATTCCAGTTTCAGCCCACCATGGGGCAAACCTTGACGTGCTTTTAAAAGCAATTCAAGAGTTTATTCCAACTCCAAAAAGAGATGAAACAGTATCTCCAAGACTCTATGTTGCAAGGAGTTTTGATGTAAATAAGCCAGGTTCAGAAATTAAAGACTTAAAAGGCGGAGTTATCGGCGGAAGTATTATTCAAGGAATTTTAAAAGTTGGCGATGAAATCGAGATAAGGCCGGGTAGTAAGGTAGTTGAAGGAAATAAAACCAAATGGGTTCCAATCATTACAAAAATCATATCACTTGGTGCAGGTAGTAAAAAATTAAAAACTGCACTTCCAGGGGGATTAATTGGAGTTGGAACCGAATTAGACCCTAATTTAACGAAATCAGATGCATTGAGTGGAAGTTTAGCAGGAATTCCCGGAACACTTCCTGAAACGTTAGAAAAAATAACTATTAGGCCACAACTACTCGAAAGAGTTGTAGGTTCTCAAGATGAACTTTTAATAGAGCCTTTAAAAACCAATGAAGTCTTAATGTTAAACGTTGGAACATCAACAACAGTTGGAGTAACCGTTTCAGCAAAAGCAGAAAAGGTAGAAATAAAACTAAAACTTCCAGTATGTGCTGATTCAGGCGATAGGGTTGCAATTAGCAGAAAAATAGGGTCAAGATGGAGATTAATCGGATATGGAATAATATTATAA
- a CDS encoding 30S ribosomal protein S6e, which yields MAFKVVVADPKAGKSYQYEIDGNELLGKKIGDEINGSIVGLEGYKLKITGGADKCGFAMRHDIHGAMKMRVLLREGPGYNPKESGIRRRKSLRGNTISKDIVLINTKVLEYGQTPIGE from the coding sequence ATGGCATTTAAAGTTGTTGTTGCTGACCCTAAAGCGGGAAAATCATACCAATATGAAATAGACGGAAACGAACTATTAGGTAAAAAAATTGGCGATGAAATAAACGGTTCAATCGTTGGTTTAGAAGGATATAAATTAAAAATTACCGGTGGAGCAGACAAATGTGGTTTTGCAATGAGACATGATATTCACGGCGCTATGAAAATGAGAGTCTTATTAAGAGAGGGGCCAGGATACAACCCAAAAGAAAGCGGTATTAGAAGAAGAAAAAGTTTAAGAGGAAATACGATTTCAAAAGACATCGTATTGATAAATACGAAAGTTTTAGAATATGGGCAAACTCCAATTGGCGAATAA